In the genome of Ctenopharyngodon idella isolate HZGC_01 chromosome 19, HZGC01, whole genome shotgun sequence, one region contains:
- the ftr56 gene encoding LOW QUALITY PROTEIN: E3 ubiquitin/ISG15 ligase TRIM25 (The sequence of the model RefSeq protein was modified relative to this genomic sequence to represent the inferred CDS: deleted 1 base in 1 codon): MAEARVSQEQFSCPVCLDLLKDPVTIPCGHSYCMSCITCYWNQEDRRKVYSCPECRQTFSLRPDINKNTLLAEVVEQLNMTELQTSVPAGAGDVECDVCTGRKYKAIKSCLVCLNSYCQNHLEQHENLFRGKRHNLMDATGQLQKMICRKHEKLLEIYCRTDHQCICMLCMVDEHKNHDTVSTAAERTEKQKHVGETQRKFQQQIQVREKKLQELKDAVEDHKRSAQTAVRDSERIFTELIHSIERRRAEVSQMIRDREKTAVSRAEGLLKQLEQEICQLRRTGAELEQLSQTPDHIHFLQSFPTLPVPPESPDVPSITVSYYNDVGKSVSQLRQKLEYFCRVEIEKISGRAERTKTEKSIVAERMKNLRDWKAARNPRFQAQQREVELNRAADFQKFKDMLMSMEDL, translated from the exons ATGGCTGAAGCTAGGGTTTCTCAGGAGCAGTTCAGCTGTCCAGTGTGTCTGGATCTACTGAAGGATCCAGTGACCATtccctgtggacacagttactgtatgAGCTGCATTACATGCTACTGGAATCAAGAGGATCGGAGAAAAGTCTACAGCTGCCCTGagtgcagacagaccttcagTCTAAGAcctgatataaataaaaacacccTGCTGGCTGAAGTGGTGGAACAACTGAACATGACTGAACTCCAAACTTCTGTTCCTGCTGGAGCTGGAGATGTGGAGTGTGACGTCTGCACTGGAAGAAAATACAAAGCTATCAAGTCCTGTCTGGTGTGTCTGAACTCTTACTGTCAAAATCACCTTGAACAACATGAAAATCTCTTCAGAGGAAAGAGACACAACTTGATGGACGCAACTGGACAGCTTCAGAAGATGATTTGCCGTAAACATGAAAAGCTTCTAGAAATTTACTGCCGTACTGACCATCAGTGTATCTGTATGCTGTGTATGGTGGATGAACACAAAAACCATGACACTGTATCAACTGCAGCAGAGAGGACTGAGAAACAG AAACACGTTGGTGAGACACAGAGAAAATTCCAGCAGCAAATCCAGGTGAGAGAGAAGAAGCTTCAGGAGCTAAAAGATGCTGTGGAGGATCACAAG CGAtctgcacagacagcagtgcgggacagtgagaggatcttTACTGAGCTCATCCACTCCATTGAAAGAAGACGCGCTGAGGTCTCACAGATGATCAGAGATCGAGAAAAGACTGCAGTGAGTCGAGCTGAAGGA CTCTTGAAGCAACTGGAACAGGAGATTTGTCAACTGAGGAGGACAGGTGCTGAGTTGGAGCAGCTTTCACAAACACCAGATCATATCCATTTTCTCCAG AGTTTTCCAACTCTCCCTGTCCCTCCTGAATCTCCAGACGTTCCCAGCATCACTGTCAGTTATTACAATGATGTAGGAAAATCTGTCTCTCAACTGAGACAAAAACTGGAGTATTTCTGCAGAGTGGAGATTGAAAAAATATCTGGCAGAG CAGAGAGGACGAAGACAGAAAAATCAATTGTAGCAGAGAGAATGAAGAATTTAAGAG ATTGGAAGGCTGCGAGAAATCCAAGATTTCAAGCTCAACAGAGAGAGGTGGAGCTCAACAGAGCAGCTGATTTTCAA AAATTCAAAGATATGTTGATGAGCATGGAAGATCTTTGA
- the seh1l gene encoding nucleoporin SEH1 isoform X2 has product MFVAKSIAADHKDLIHDVSYDFHGRRMATCSSDQSVKVWDKGDDGEWRCTASWKTHSGSVWRVTWAHPEFGQVLASCSFDRTAAVWEEIVGESNDKQRGQSHWIKRTTLVDSRTSVTDVKFAPKHMGLMLTTCSADGVVRIYEAPDVMNLSQWSLQHEISCKLSCSCISWNPSSSRAHPPMIAVGSDDSNVTYSGKVQIYEYNENTRKYAKAETLMTVTDPVHDIAFAPNLGRSFHVLAIATKDVRIFKLIPLRRESANSSGPTKFEVQVMAQFDSHNSQVWRVSWNITSTLLASSGDDGCVRLWKANYMDNWKCTGILRGDGSPVNGSSGHTAALSTVGTPGAAQMVVGAASAGRKKAQLMPG; this is encoded by the exons ATGTTCGTGGCGAAGAGCATCGCAGCGGATCATAAAGATCTGATTCACGATGTTTCTTATGACTTTCATGGTCGCAGGATGGCGACCTGCTCCAGTGATCAAAGCGTCAAG GTTTGGGACAAAGGTGATGATGGAGAGTGGCGCTGCACTGCTAGTTGGAAg ACCCATAGTGGTTCTGTTTGGAGGGTGACATGGGCGCATCCTGAGTTCGGTCAAGTGTTGGCATCTTGTTCGTTTGACCGCACTGCGGCTGTATGGGAGGAGATAGTCGGCGAATCCAATGACAAACAGCGTGGTCAGAGTCACTGG ATCAAGAGAACCACACTGGTGGACAGTCGGACATCAGTGACCGATGTGAAGTTTGCACCAAAGCACATGGGCTTGATGTTGACCACCTGCTCTGCAGACGGTGTGGTGCGCATCTATGAGGCCCCTGATGTGATGAACCTCAGCCAGTGGTCACTGCAGCACGAGATCTCCTGCAAGCTCTCCTGCTCCTGCATCTCCTGGAACCCCTCCAG CTCTCGAGCTCATCCTCCAATGATAGCTGTGGGCAGTGACGACAGCAATGTCACATACAGTGGCAAAGTGCAAATCTATGAGTATAATGAAAATACAAG GAAGTATGCCAAAGCAGAGACGTTGATGACTGTGACTGACCCAGTACATGACATCGCCTTTGCCCCTAATCTGGGGAGATCCTTCCATGTGCTGGCGATAGCGACCAAAGACGTCCGCATTTTCAAACTCATACCATTGAG GAGAGAGAGTGCCAACAGCTCTGGTCCTACTAAGTTTGAGGTGCAGGTGATGGCCCAGTTTGACAGTCACAACTCTCAGGTGTGGCGCGTGAGCTGGAATATCACCAGCACTCTCCTGGCCTCCTCTGGAGATGATGGCTGTGTGCGACTCTGGAAAG CTAATTATATGGACAACTGGAAGTGCACAGGGATCCTGAGAGGAGACGGGAGCCCAGTGAATGGCTCTTCTGGACACACTGCTGCTCTGAGCACTGTGGGTACCCCGGGAGCTGCTCAGATGGTTGTTGGGGCGGCTTCTGCTGGCAG aaaaaaagctCAGCTGATGCCAGGCTAA
- the seh1l gene encoding nucleoporin SEH1 isoform X1 — MFVAKSIAADHKDLIHDVSYDFHGRRMATCSSDQSVKVWDKGDDGEWRCTASWKTHSGSVWRVTWAHPEFGQVLASCSFDRTAAVWEEIVGESNDKQRGQSHWIKRTTLVDSRTSVTDVKFAPKHMGLMLTTCSADGVVRIYEAPDVMNLSQWSLQHEISCKLSCSCISWNPSSSRAHPPMIAVGSDDSNVTYSGKVQIYEYNENTRKYAKAETLMTVTDPVHDIAFAPNLGRSFHVLAIATKDVRIFKLIPLRRESANSSGPTKFEVQVMAQFDSHNSQVWRVSWNITSTLLASSGDDGCVRLWKANYMDNWKCTGILRGDGSPVNGSSGHTAALSTVGTPGAAQMVVGAASAGRYFFPHLDSPRTGSRLAHLLPPPSLVEQMNEPDPTHATQLRHRHMVNSNNQPTDIFLVNDQ; from the exons ATGTTCGTGGCGAAGAGCATCGCAGCGGATCATAAAGATCTGATTCACGATGTTTCTTATGACTTTCATGGTCGCAGGATGGCGACCTGCTCCAGTGATCAAAGCGTCAAG GTTTGGGACAAAGGTGATGATGGAGAGTGGCGCTGCACTGCTAGTTGGAAg ACCCATAGTGGTTCTGTTTGGAGGGTGACATGGGCGCATCCTGAGTTCGGTCAAGTGTTGGCATCTTGTTCGTTTGACCGCACTGCGGCTGTATGGGAGGAGATAGTCGGCGAATCCAATGACAAACAGCGTGGTCAGAGTCACTGG ATCAAGAGAACCACACTGGTGGACAGTCGGACATCAGTGACCGATGTGAAGTTTGCACCAAAGCACATGGGCTTGATGTTGACCACCTGCTCTGCAGACGGTGTGGTGCGCATCTATGAGGCCCCTGATGTGATGAACCTCAGCCAGTGGTCACTGCAGCACGAGATCTCCTGCAAGCTCTCCTGCTCCTGCATCTCCTGGAACCCCTCCAG CTCTCGAGCTCATCCTCCAATGATAGCTGTGGGCAGTGACGACAGCAATGTCACATACAGTGGCAAAGTGCAAATCTATGAGTATAATGAAAATACAAG GAAGTATGCCAAAGCAGAGACGTTGATGACTGTGACTGACCCAGTACATGACATCGCCTTTGCCCCTAATCTGGGGAGATCCTTCCATGTGCTGGCGATAGCGACCAAAGACGTCCGCATTTTCAAACTCATACCATTGAG GAGAGAGAGTGCCAACAGCTCTGGTCCTACTAAGTTTGAGGTGCAGGTGATGGCCCAGTTTGACAGTCACAACTCTCAGGTGTGGCGCGTGAGCTGGAATATCACCAGCACTCTCCTGGCCTCCTCTGGAGATGATGGCTGTGTGCGACTCTGGAAAG CTAATTATATGGACAACTGGAAGTGCACAGGGATCCTGAGAGGAGACGGGAGCCCAGTGAATGGCTCTTCTGGACACACTGCTGCTCTGAGCACTGTGGGTACCCCGGGAGCTGCTCAGATGGTTGTTGGGGCGGCTTCTGCTGGCAG GTACTTCTTCCCTCATTTGGACTCCCCCAGAACTGGATCTCGACTGGCCCACCTCCTGCCTCCTCCATCTCTCGTCGAGCAAATGAATGAGCCTGATCCCACCCACGCAACTCAGCTACGTCATCGACACATGGTGAACTCCAACAATCAACCCACTGACATTTTCCTTGTAAATGATCAATAA